The Corallococcus soli genome contains a region encoding:
- a CDS encoding serine hydrolase domain-containing protein — protein MPNPSEILHAETRRYLRGYRSASLCAGITWQGAHHEVALRGKGTPPPTDAVFSLGAITEVFTAALLAVLVEGQRLRLDTPLSELIPRALLVDDVAGRITVEQLATHTSGLPHLPPNLHAAPQDPEDPFGHYSAGLFGEFLRSYHPERPPPRPHAESFLGVGVLGHALSRRAGLNYGHALRDLLFKPLGMVDTMARVTDEQAPRLRPGHTARGKPVPPWTFPALPGAGALHSTVGDQLRFLDANLGRGEPALVRALRLTHAPRVEAGSVRMGLGWTLSQVRGHDVVWRSSVMGGFVGFLGFAPDADAGVVLLSDHGWSLFAGLRGRVPLEAPGLALLSRLLPRP, from the coding sequence ATGCCGAATCCCTCCGAAATCCTCCACGCCGAGACGCGGCGCTATCTGCGCGGGTATCGCTCCGCGTCCCTGTGCGCGGGCATCACCTGGCAGGGGGCGCACCACGAGGTGGCGCTTCGGGGGAAGGGGACGCCTCCGCCCACGGACGCGGTGTTCTCCCTGGGGGCAATCACGGAGGTCTTCACGGCGGCGCTCCTCGCGGTGCTGGTGGAAGGCCAGCGGCTGCGGCTGGACACGCCGCTCTCGGAGCTGATTCCCCGGGCCCTGCTGGTGGATGACGTCGCGGGGCGCATCACCGTGGAGCAGCTGGCCACGCACACCTCCGGCCTGCCGCACCTGCCGCCCAACCTGCATGCGGCGCCGCAAGACCCGGAGGATCCGTTCGGTCACTACTCCGCGGGCCTGTTCGGAGAGTTCCTGCGGAGCTACCACCCGGAGCGCCCACCGCCGCGCCCCCATGCGGAGTCCTTCCTGGGGGTGGGTGTGCTCGGTCATGCGCTCTCAAGGCGCGCGGGGCTGAACTACGGCCACGCGCTGCGGGACCTGCTCTTCAAGCCCCTGGGCATGGTGGACACCATGGCGAGGGTGACGGACGAGCAGGCGCCCCGGCTGCGGCCCGGACACACCGCGCGCGGCAAGCCGGTGCCCCCCTGGACCTTCCCCGCGCTCCCTGGCGCGGGGGCGCTGCACTCCACCGTGGGAGACCAGCTGCGCTTCCTGGACGCGAACCTGGGACGCGGTGAGCCTGCCCTCGTCCGCGCCTTGCGGCTGACACACGCTCCCCGCGTGGAGGCCGGGTCCGTGCGCATGGGATTGGGGTGGACCCTCTCCCAGGTGCGTGGGCATGACGTGGTGTGGCGCTCGTCGGTGATGGGCGGCTTCGTGGGCTTCCTGGGCTTCGCGCCGGACGCGGACGCGGGCGTGGTGCTGTTGTCGGACCACGGCTGGTCGCTGTTCGCCGGGTTGCGCGGGCGCGTGCCGTTGGAGGCGCCGGGCCTCGCGCTGCTCTCCCGACTGCTCCCGCGGCCCTGA
- a CDS encoding SgcJ/EcaC family oxidoreductase, protein MTRSSMLSSLAVLSLSFLSAGCATLDEAQAEQDIRQLVTEQTAGWNAHDAAVWTQSFTDDADFTNIVGTVFQGREEIESRHAAIFASIFKTSHAEVTVRRLVFPGPDVAVVDTVHEVTGHTGLPPGVQNTEEGVLRTQMKYVLKRTDNQWRIVTGQNTDVKPAPKPAP, encoded by the coding sequence ATGACCCGTTCTTCCATGCTTTCAAGCCTCGCCGTCCTGAGTCTGTCATTCCTGTCCGCTGGCTGTGCGACGCTGGACGAGGCCCAGGCCGAGCAGGACATCCGCCAACTGGTGACCGAGCAGACCGCGGGCTGGAACGCCCACGACGCCGCGGTCTGGACCCAGTCCTTCACGGACGACGCGGACTTCACGAACATCGTCGGCACCGTCTTCCAGGGGCGCGAGGAGATCGAGTCGCGGCACGCGGCCATCTTCGCGAGCATCTTCAAGACGAGCCATGCCGAGGTCACCGTGCGCCGGCTCGTCTTCCCCGGCCCGGACGTCGCCGTGGTGGACACGGTGCATGAAGTCACCGGCCACACGGGCCTCCCCCCGGGCGTGCAGAACACGGAGGAGGGGGTGCTGCGCACGCAGATGAAGTACGTGCTGAAGCGCACCGACAACCAGTGGCGCATCGTCACGGGCCAGAACACCGACGTGAAGCCCGCGCCCAAGCCCGCGCCGTAG
- a CDS encoding phage holin family protein: METDSSRTRFEQDRVRDTGRAGEAPLGALVSEFIEQGRHLLRAEFTLARTELKSEAKKATAGGGMVAAGGVVLLLGAMALVAFLVIALAQLMPLWASALLVTVLLLAAGAGLAAVGAKRLKTIHAPRKTIQTLKEDSQWASTTMRSAKSHMHGHA; this comes from the coding sequence ATGGAAACCGATTCCTCACGAACCCGTTTCGAGCAGGACAGAGTCAGGGACACTGGGCGGGCAGGAGAGGCGCCACTCGGCGCCCTGGTCTCCGAGTTCATCGAGCAGGGCCGTCACCTGCTCCGCGCGGAGTTCACGCTCGCGCGCACGGAGCTGAAGTCCGAGGCGAAGAAGGCCACGGCCGGTGGCGGAATGGTCGCCGCGGGCGGAGTGGTGCTCCTGCTGGGCGCCATGGCGCTGGTGGCCTTCCTGGTCATCGCGCTCGCGCAGCTGATGCCGCTGTGGGCCAGCGCGCTGCTGGTGACCGTGTTGCTGCTCGCGGCAGGCGCGGGCCTCGCCGCAGTGGGAGCGAAACGACTGAAGACGATCCACGCACCGCGAAAGACCATCCAGACCCTCAAGGAGGACAGCCAATGGGCGAGCACGACGATGCGCTCCGCGAAATCGCACATGCACGGGCACGCATGA
- a CDS encoding cytochrome-c peroxidase: MDTGTINPAQLQALYQQDPNAPMFRAIDSDDGTTGSRYQRLLKHATVLVSIPLPSNTWLLLTPEATQLTLRRGTPSTLDTPALDPVLMQDGRAPSLTAQAHDAILKHAEATREPTAQQLASIASFEQTLFSSQALKDYARTGVAPALPEGNTESEKRGRAFFRPEGACGQCHSGPLLNETGPRNILRQPQGSRFSNAFVSEINFIANPVYTLVVQRPPLWLPELRLSPDPGRFLITGRMEDFNHFKMGSLWNIKNTAPYFHDNSAKTLEDVLTHYTFALAPGGILLTPRDSHDIIAWMKLL; encoded by the coding sequence ATGGACACGGGGACGATCAATCCCGCGCAATTGCAGGCGCTCTACCAGCAGGACCCGAACGCGCCCATGTTCCGGGCCATCGACAGTGATGACGGGACAACGGGCTCAAGGTACCAGCGGCTCCTGAAGCACGCGACAGTCCTCGTCTCCATCCCGCTTCCCTCCAATACCTGGCTCCTCCTCACCCCGGAGGCGACCCAGCTCACGCTGCGGCGTGGCACTCCGAGCACGCTCGACACCCCGGCGCTCGACCCCGTGCTGATGCAGGATGGACGCGCCCCTTCGCTCACGGCCCAGGCCCACGACGCCATCCTCAAGCACGCCGAGGCGACGCGGGAGCCTACCGCCCAGCAGCTTGCGAGCATCGCCAGCTTCGAGCAGACGCTGTTCTCCTCCCAGGCCCTGAAGGACTACGCGCGGACTGGCGTGGCTCCGGCGCTGCCAGAGGGCAACACCGAGTCCGAGAAGCGAGGCCGGGCCTTCTTCCGGCCCGAGGGCGCCTGTGGCCAGTGCCACAGCGGCCCCCTGCTCAATGAGACGGGCCCCCGCAACATCCTCCGGCAGCCCCAGGGAAGCCGCTTCTCCAATGCGTTCGTCTCGGAGATCAACTTCATCGCGAACCCTGTCTACACCCTCGTCGTCCAGCGCCCACCGCTCTGGTTGCCCGAGCTGCGCTTGTCGCCTGATCCCGGCCGCTTCCTCATCACCGGCCGCATGGAAGACTTCAACCACTTCAAGATGGGCTCGCTGTGGAACATCAAGAACACGGCGCCCTACTTCCACGACAACTCGGCCAAGACGCTGGAGGATGTGCTCACCCACTACACCTTCGCGCTCGCCCCTGGAGGCATCCTCCTCACCCCGCGGGACTCGCACGACATCATCGCGTGGATGAAGCTCCTGTAG
- a CDS encoding HEAT repeat domain-containing protein, whose protein sequence is MTRMSSFRMSTLGWLAFALGPLVPLTAVAQAASTPPALEGETCSVTGLMDQIRRGLTSKSPAYQRYLRMLLREAAVTLPGAELQAAFERETDPTMAEHLAAAMVARSEREADVGAMQAVAKRALEDRDPAVRSATVRAMRRTGALEKTGDMYERLMRDTSPEVRMEAATNLQEDNQFVYAGQLGSATDTAVAAAAASRDPKATAKILGTLNTEKLGAEATGKLQGLLRSDSAEVRQSAALALGGVPAEQMGQARESLVAMYRGERDAGVRKALVRSIAQLGFASAVPELQRLRGIDPGMAPEIDAWIRALGTGLQEWELLLREKQRLQQAP, encoded by the coding sequence ATGACTCGCATGTCTTCCTTCCGCATGAGCACCCTGGGATGGCTGGCGTTCGCGCTGGGCCCCCTCGTTCCCCTGACGGCCGTGGCCCAGGCCGCGTCCACCCCTCCGGCGCTGGAGGGGGAGACCTGCTCGGTGACGGGGCTGATGGATCAGATCCGCCGGGGGCTCACGTCCAAATCCCCGGCCTACCAGCGCTACCTGCGCATGCTGCTGCGGGAGGCGGCTGTCACCCTGCCCGGCGCGGAGCTCCAGGCCGCGTTCGAGCGGGAGACGGACCCCACGATGGCGGAGCACCTGGCGGCCGCCATGGTCGCGCGCAGCGAGCGGGAAGCGGACGTGGGCGCCATGCAGGCCGTGGCGAAGCGGGCGCTGGAGGACCGCGACCCGGCCGTGCGCTCCGCCACCGTGCGCGCCATGCGGCGCACCGGGGCGCTGGAGAAGACGGGCGACATGTACGAGCGCCTGATGCGGGACACATCGCCGGAGGTGCGCATGGAGGCCGCGACCAACCTCCAGGAGGACAACCAGTTCGTCTACGCGGGTCAGCTCGGGTCCGCGACGGACACGGCGGTGGCGGCGGCGGCGGCGTCCCGGGACCCCAAGGCGACGGCGAAGATACTGGGCACCCTCAACACGGAGAAGCTGGGCGCGGAGGCGACGGGAAAGCTCCAGGGGCTCTTGCGCAGCGACTCCGCGGAGGTGCGTCAGTCCGCGGCGCTCGCGCTGGGCGGCGTGCCGGCGGAGCAGATGGGGCAGGCGCGCGAGTCCCTGGTGGCCATGTACCGGGGCGAACGGGATGCGGGCGTGCGCAAGGCGCTGGTGCGGAGCATCGCCCAGCTGGGATTCGCGAGCGCGGTGCCGGAGCTGCAACGGCTTCGGGGCATCGACCCGGGCATGGCACCGGAAATCGACGCGTGGATTCGCGCGCTCGGCACGGGTCTTCAGGAGTGGGAGCTGCTCCTGAGGGAGAAGCAGCGGCTGCAACAGGCTCCGTAG
- a CDS encoding apiosidase-like domain-containing protein, which produces MNFPHRPWPSSLLALSLLALGGCGGPETAAPAEEVASAASPLTLADYPLKASADQRSLVTASGAPFLYVADTPWLLPSKLSQADVKTYLDDRKAKGFNTVQVMFLPMLGQNLTKNFYGDVPFNNLNPASPAITPGATTDPTDAAGYDYWDHIEWIIDQAGQRGLQVAAAVCWYGYGGSDWRGYMTTSASAAYGTFLGQRFGAKNNLFWILGGDNNPIGDIGSLPAGLDAGDRVEATNALANAIRNTEAKRHLMSYHAKRTASSAAYFVGQPWHTVHFAYSNERTYSYTLTDYNRATVRPVVMPESYYDARTSSPLLDRRRLRAQAWWTALSGGVGFAYGHENVWDMDSGWKPALAAASATDIQTFASFLAGHPTHLLRPDHRTGNTQKLLQGGYGSTSTNGGLDYGVSAIASDHGFALAYLPSSRSDLVVNLAALGGAGVKLSWFNPGTGGAKTLIGTYAGTGTKALAWPTGYTDAVLVAERSGTTPPPPGALFRALNLNGPALTLDGRAWESSSGAANVTLTGTLFENQAVPLVPATDASRAQMIRSSVYGTAAKVRVGAVPSGTYDVYLHVWEDNATKTFDILAEGVLVQNDYVSGAPGQWKRLGPWVVSVTDGALDLATSGGTANLSGLEIYQH; this is translated from the coding sequence ATGAACTTCCCGCATCGACCCTGGCCCTCCTCCCTCCTGGCCCTGAGCCTGCTGGCGCTGGGGGGCTGTGGGGGTCCTGAAACCGCTGCCCCCGCGGAGGAGGTCGCCTCCGCCGCCAGCCCCCTCACGCTGGCGGACTACCCGCTCAAGGCGAGCGCGGACCAGCGCTCGCTGGTGACGGCCAGCGGCGCGCCGTTCCTGTACGTCGCGGACACGCCCTGGCTGCTGCCGTCGAAGCTGAGCCAGGCGGACGTGAAGACCTACCTGGATGACCGCAAGGCGAAGGGGTTCAACACCGTCCAGGTGATGTTCCTGCCGATGCTGGGCCAGAACCTGACGAAGAACTTCTACGGCGACGTGCCCTTCAACAACCTGAACCCCGCGTCCCCGGCCATCACCCCGGGGGCCACGACGGACCCCACGGACGCGGCGGGCTACGACTACTGGGACCACATCGAGTGGATCATCGACCAGGCGGGCCAGCGCGGCCTCCAGGTGGCGGCGGCGGTGTGCTGGTACGGCTACGGCGGCAGCGACTGGCGCGGGTACATGACGACGTCCGCGTCGGCGGCCTACGGCACCTTCCTGGGCCAGCGGTTCGGCGCGAAGAACAACCTCTTCTGGATATTGGGCGGTGACAACAACCCCATCGGGGACATCGGCTCCCTGCCTGCGGGCCTGGACGCGGGCGACCGGGTGGAGGCGACCAACGCCCTGGCGAACGCCATCCGGAACACCGAGGCGAAGCGCCACCTGATGTCGTACCACGCGAAGCGGACCGCCTCGTCCGCCGCGTACTTCGTGGGCCAGCCCTGGCACACGGTGCACTTCGCGTACTCGAACGAGCGGACCTACAGCTACACGCTCACCGACTACAATCGCGCGACGGTGCGGCCGGTGGTGATGCCGGAGTCGTACTACGACGCGCGCACGTCCTCGCCCCTCCTGGACCGCAGGCGCCTGCGCGCGCAGGCGTGGTGGACGGCGCTCAGTGGCGGGGTGGGCTTCGCGTATGGCCATGAGAACGTCTGGGACATGGACTCGGGCTGGAAGCCGGCGCTGGCGGCGGCGTCGGCCACCGACATCCAGACCTTCGCGTCCTTCCTCGCGGGCCACCCCACGCACCTGCTGCGGCCGGACCACCGCACGGGCAACACCCAGAAGCTGCTTCAGGGCGGCTATGGCAGCACGTCCACCAACGGCGGGCTGGACTACGGTGTCTCCGCCATCGCGAGCGACCACGGCTTCGCGCTCGCGTACCTGCCGTCTTCGCGCTCGGACCTCGTGGTCAACCTGGCCGCGCTGGGCGGCGCCGGCGTGAAGCTGTCCTGGTTCAACCCGGGGACGGGGGGCGCGAAGACGCTCATCGGGACGTACGCGGGCACGGGCACGAAGGCGCTCGCGTGGCCCACGGGCTACACGGACGCCGTGCTCGTGGCGGAGCGCTCGGGCACGACGCCGCCTCCCCCGGGGGCGCTGTTCCGCGCCCTCAACCTCAACGGGCCGGCGCTCACCCTCGACGGGCGGGCCTGGGAGTCGAGCAGCGGCGCGGCGAACGTCACCCTCACGGGCACGCTCTTCGAGAACCAGGCCGTGCCGCTGGTGCCCGCGACGGACGCGAGCCGCGCGCAGATGATCCGCTCGTCTGTCTATGGCACGGCCGCGAAGGTCCGGGTGGGCGCGGTGCCGTCGGGCACCTATGACGTGTACCTCCACGTCTGGGAGGACAACGCGACGAAGACGTTCGACATCCTGGCGGAGGGCGTGCTCGTGCAGAACGACTACGTGAGCGGCGCCCCGGGCCAGTGGAAGCGGCTGGGGCCGTGGGTCGTCTCCGTCACGGATGGCGCCCTGGACCTGGCCACGTCGGGAGGCACCGCCAATCTGTCGGGCCTGGAGATCTACCAGCACTGA
- a CDS encoding molybdopterin-containing oxidoreductase family protein translates to MSATIIEDPGTTVVRNVCPHNCPDTCSMLTTVKAGRAVEVRGNPDHPTTRGFLCAKVSRYLERTYHAGRVLQPMRRVGAKGEGRFEPISWKEALDEIAYRFKEIIAEWGAQAILPYSFSGTLGLLHGSSMDRRFFHKLGASLLDRTICGSAGMVGMAYSVGSSMGMDTECFEGARTILLWGTNTLSSNPHLWPFVTAARKRGARVIAIDPRRTRTAEQCDEHIALLPGTDAALALGMMHVIFRDGLGDEDYMDRYCVGRNELAARAAEYPPERVAAICGIPAATVEALAVEYATSKPAAIRLNFGMQRHAGGGMAVRAISCLPAVTGAWRSASGGVQLWTYESYPVNHAALQRFELIPPGTRTLNMVELGRILTEVTDPPVKALFVYNSNPASVAPDLERVKAGLRREDLFTVVHEQFHTDTANFADLLLPATTQLEHVDMHIGYGHLYVMWNAAAIAPLGDAVPNTDLFRRLAAHMGFSDPCFQDSDESMARQALQSEHPWLAGITLERVQAEGSVRLNVPTPFAPYAEGGFSTPSGKCELFSAKMARDGHDPLPTWTPPRESSALSPELFARYPLTLISPPGHYFLNSTFSNVLARFEKGPHVEIHPIDAAARSIINGQRVRIRNDRGAFLAEAVVTEKARPGVVVAPSLWLSALTPDGRNVNHTTSQAVTDMGGGATFYDNLVEVEGAS, encoded by the coding sequence ATGAGCGCCACAATCATTGAAGACCCAGGAACGACAGTCGTGCGGAACGTGTGCCCGCACAACTGCCCGGACACCTGTTCCATGCTGACCACGGTCAAGGCTGGCCGAGCTGTCGAGGTACGAGGCAATCCTGACCACCCGACGACCCGGGGCTTCCTCTGCGCGAAGGTCTCTCGATACCTGGAGCGCACCTATCATGCCGGCCGCGTGCTCCAGCCGATGCGCCGCGTGGGCGCGAAAGGTGAGGGGCGCTTCGAGCCGATCTCCTGGAAGGAGGCGCTCGACGAAATCGCATACCGGTTCAAGGAGATCATCGCGGAGTGGGGGGCGCAGGCAATCCTGCCGTACTCGTTCAGCGGCACGCTTGGGCTCCTGCACGGCAGTTCGATGGATCGACGGTTCTTCCACAAGCTCGGCGCCTCGCTCCTTGATCGCACGATCTGCGGCTCCGCCGGCATGGTCGGCATGGCCTACAGCGTGGGCAGTTCCATGGGCATGGATACAGAGTGCTTCGAAGGAGCGCGCACGATCCTCCTGTGGGGCACCAACACGCTGAGCTCGAACCCCCACCTCTGGCCGTTCGTCACCGCGGCGCGCAAGAGAGGGGCGAGGGTGATAGCGATTGATCCACGGAGGACGCGGACCGCGGAGCAGTGCGATGAACATATCGCGCTGCTGCCGGGGACTGACGCGGCGCTGGCGCTCGGGATGATGCACGTCATCTTCCGCGACGGCCTCGGCGACGAGGATTATATGGACCGATACTGCGTGGGCCGGAACGAGCTGGCAGCGCGCGCCGCCGAGTACCCGCCTGAGCGTGTCGCCGCCATCTGCGGGATCCCAGCGGCGACGGTCGAGGCCCTCGCAGTTGAATACGCGACGAGCAAGCCTGCAGCCATCCGCCTGAATTTCGGGATGCAGCGCCACGCCGGAGGAGGGATGGCAGTGCGCGCCATCTCGTGCTTGCCAGCGGTGACCGGCGCATGGCGCTCCGCCTCTGGTGGTGTCCAGCTATGGACCTACGAATCCTACCCGGTCAATCATGCCGCGTTGCAGCGTTTTGAGCTGATCCCGCCCGGCACCCGCACCCTCAACATGGTCGAGCTTGGGCGGATCCTCACGGAGGTCACCGACCCACCCGTCAAGGCGCTCTTTGTCTACAATTCGAATCCAGCCAGTGTGGCTCCCGACCTGGAGCGCGTCAAAGCCGGGCTCCGGCGCGAGGATCTTTTCACTGTCGTTCACGAGCAGTTCCACACGGACACGGCCAACTTCGCGGATCTCCTCCTCCCGGCGACCACGCAGCTTGAGCACGTGGACATGCACATCGGTTACGGCCACCTGTATGTCATGTGGAACGCGGCGGCCATCGCGCCGCTCGGTGATGCCGTCCCGAATACGGATCTCTTCCGGAGGCTCGCGGCGCACATGGGCTTCAGCGACCCGTGCTTCCAAGACAGTGACGAGTCCATGGCGCGGCAGGCGCTGCAGAGCGAGCACCCCTGGCTCGCGGGGATCACACTTGAGCGCGTTCAAGCCGAGGGATCGGTGCGCCTGAATGTTCCGACGCCGTTCGCGCCATACGCCGAAGGAGGCTTCTCGACGCCCTCCGGCAAGTGCGAACTCTTCTCCGCGAAAATGGCCCGCGACGGCCATGACCCGCTGCCGACATGGACTCCCCCACGGGAGAGCAGCGCGTTGAGCCCCGAACTCTTTGCACGCTATCCGTTGACGCTGATCTCACCGCCCGGTCACTACTTCTTGAACAGCACGTTCAGCAATGTGCTGGCGCGCTTCGAGAAGGGCCCGCACGTGGAGATCCACCCCATCGACGCGGCGGCGCGCTCGATCATCAACGGCCAGAGGGTACGTATCCGGAATGATCGCGGTGCGTTCCTGGCCGAGGCCGTCGTGACGGAGAAGGCACGACCGGGGGTGGTCGTCGCTCCGTCGCTCTGGTTGAGCGCGCTCACACCTGACGGGCGAAACGTGAATCACACGACTTCGCAGGCGGTGACCGACATGGGCGGCGGGGCGACGTTCTACGACAACCTGGTGGAGGTCGAGGGAGCAAGCTGA
- a CDS encoding transposase encodes MAALRHFRRKVGHPLVVVWDRLGAHRSNELKRFVKAHVRDFVLEAFHAYSPELNPDEGCNSQVKRSLLNATPKSVAELRRQVRAAFVRLGRHPAALRGFFGHAGLSLHRLT; translated from the coding sequence GTGGCGGCGCTGCGTCACTTCCGCCGCAAGGTGGGCCATCCGCTGGTGGTGGTGTGGGACAGACTGGGCGCCCACCGCTCAAACGAGTTGAAGCGCTTCGTCAAGGCTCACGTCAGGGACTTCGTCCTGGAGGCGTTTCACGCTTACTCGCCAGAGCTCAACCCCGATGAGGGCTGCAACAGTCAGGTGAAGCGCTCCCTGCTCAATGCCACGCCTAAGTCGGTAGCAGAGCTACGCCGCCAAGTGCGCGCTGCATTTGTACGCCTCGGCCGCCATCCTGCGGCCCTGCGTGGCTTCTTTGGCCACGCAGGGCTCTCCCTTCATAGACTTACCTGA